In the genome of Bradyrhizobium arachidis, one region contains:
- the soxC gene encoding sulfite dehydrogenase, whose translation MTSRTPTELSPRPANVSRRGFVGGLSAGILGAAATEAAAAETLADVPDRGPGADLSAHSERSRFAKLDRIPEATPGKRNVDPGDAINSKTPHQKLVGNITPTDLHYERSHSGVPDIDPAQHRLLIHGMVSKPLVFSVEDLKQMPSVTRVVFIECTGNGWENWKKADPDITVQNTHGLVSTNEWTGVPLKFLIDLVAKDKGSSWMLAEGGDGAGVDRSIPLTDEIVNEAFVAYGQNGEPLRPAHGFPMRLVMPGFEGNLNIKWLRRLKFGNAPWMTRWETARYTQLLANGKARQFQLRMETNSVITQPSGMMQIQPGYNRISGLAWSGHGKIAKVEISTDGAKTWKPAQLSQPVLSKAQVRFQMDWVWDGKPTKIVSRSTDEKGNVQPDRQSFIAAMGTNALFHYNAQQTWSIDEAGRVRNVLA comes from the coding sequence ATGACGTCCAGAACGCCAACCGAATTGTCACCGCGGCCTGCGAACGTGTCGCGCCGCGGCTTCGTGGGAGGCCTGTCGGCGGGCATCCTTGGCGCGGCCGCAACTGAAGCTGCCGCCGCCGAGACTCTGGCCGACGTGCCCGATCGCGGGCCCGGCGCCGATCTCAGCGCACACAGCGAACGCTCCCGCTTCGCAAAACTCGATCGCATTCCCGAGGCGACGCCGGGGAAGCGCAACGTCGATCCCGGCGATGCCATCAATTCCAAGACGCCGCACCAGAAGCTCGTCGGCAACATCACGCCGACCGACCTGCATTACGAGCGCAGTCATTCCGGCGTGCCCGACATCGACCCCGCGCAGCACCGGCTGCTGATCCACGGCATGGTCTCGAAGCCGCTGGTGTTCAGCGTCGAGGACCTGAAGCAGATGCCGTCGGTCACCCGTGTCGTGTTCATCGAGTGCACCGGCAACGGCTGGGAGAACTGGAAAAAAGCCGACCCTGATATCACGGTGCAGAACACGCACGGCCTCGTCAGCACCAATGAATGGACCGGCGTCCCGCTGAAATTCCTGATCGACCTCGTCGCCAAGGACAAGGGTTCGAGCTGGATGCTGGCGGAGGGCGGCGACGGCGCGGGCGTCGATCGCAGCATTCCACTCACCGACGAGATCGTGAACGAGGCTTTCGTCGCCTACGGGCAGAACGGCGAGCCGCTGCGGCCCGCGCATGGTTTTCCGATGCGGCTGGTGATGCCGGGCTTCGAGGGCAACCTCAACATCAAATGGCTGCGCCGCCTCAAGTTCGGCAACGCGCCCTGGATGACGCGCTGGGAAACGGCGCGCTACACGCAGTTGCTCGCGAATGGCAAGGCGCGGCAGTTTCAGCTGCGGATGGAAACCAACTCCGTCATCACCCAGCCCTCGGGCATGATGCAGATCCAGCCTGGCTACAACCGCATCTCCGGCCTTGCCTGGAGCGGCCACGGCAAGATCGCCAAGGTCGAGATCTCGACCGACGGCGCGAAGACCTGGAAGCCAGCGCAATTGAGCCAGCCGGTGCTGTCCAAGGCGCAGGTGCGCTTCCAGATGGATTGGGTCTGGGACGGCAAGCCGACCAAGATCGTGAGCCGCTCGACCGACGAGAAGGGCAACGTCCAGCCGGACCGGCAGTCCTTCATCGCCGCGATGGGGACCAACGCGCTGTTTCACTACAACGCGCAGCAGACCTGGAGCATCGACGAGGCCGGGAGGGTCCGCAATGTCCTCGCATGA
- a CDS encoding carboxymuconolactone decarboxylase family protein, producing MAMLDWNNYRRQIVAGVGEIGKLAPDTVKGYATLSGAGAKTNHLDAKTRELIALAVAISLRCDGCITVHAAEAKKHGASEAEIAEALGTAISVNAGAALVYATRAHEAFKEA from the coding sequence ATGGCCATGCTCGACTGGAACAACTATCGCCGCCAGATCGTCGCCGGTGTCGGCGAGATCGGCAAGCTCGCGCCCGATACGGTCAAGGGCTACGCGACCCTGAGCGGCGCAGGCGCCAAGACAAATCACCTCGATGCGAAGACGCGTGAGCTGATCGCGCTCGCGGTCGCCATCAGCCTGCGTTGCGACGGCTGTATCACCGTCCATGCGGCCGAGGCGAAAAAGCACGGCGCGAGCGAAGCAGAGATTGCCGAAGCGCTCGGCACCGCCATCTCGGTCAATGCCGGCGCCGCGCTGGTCTACGCGACTCGCGCGCATGAGGCGTTCAAGGAAGCGTGA
- a CDS encoding AraC family transcriptional regulator encodes MSEADAAELLKAMVPLFRIRPVIEDSCKFGGSWESLHAPNGKGWAQFHMVTRGSCVVERPGLGPQRLEAGDILLLPHGDSHAVRSQRNGAAGRISTELRNGVRQRATVDAEVDTELLCGRFLFETSDENPLIAALPDEIVLRTAGEPLLERFRHLLIDIRDELDAGRVGAEMVAADLARALFVMMLRDHLADEASGDGTMSLLRDRTTARVVAAILNDLARDWTLDEMATVAISSRATLVRAFRKRAGVAPMTFLADLRLTIARKRLAGTSDPIAKIAGEVGYASESALSKAMMRRYGLRPSALRVAGPGHQQGTAG; translated from the coding sequence ATGTCGGAGGCGGACGCGGCGGAGTTGTTGAAGGCGATGGTGCCGCTGTTCAGGATCCGTCCCGTGATCGAGGATTCCTGCAAGTTCGGCGGCAGCTGGGAGTCGCTACACGCGCCAAACGGCAAGGGCTGGGCGCAATTCCACATGGTCACCCGCGGCTCTTGCGTGGTCGAGCGGCCGGGCCTCGGCCCGCAGCGGCTGGAGGCCGGCGACATCCTCCTGCTGCCGCACGGCGACAGTCACGCGGTCCGAAGCCAGAGGAACGGTGCTGCCGGACGGATTTCGACCGAGCTCCGGAACGGCGTCCGGCAGCGCGCGACGGTCGATGCCGAAGTCGACACCGAACTCCTGTGTGGCCGCTTCCTGTTCGAAACCTCGGACGAGAACCCGCTGATCGCGGCCCTTCCCGACGAGATCGTGCTGCGCACGGCGGGAGAGCCGTTGCTGGAAAGGTTCCGGCACCTATTGATCGACATCCGCGACGAGCTCGACGCCGGGCGCGTTGGAGCGGAGATGGTCGCGGCCGACCTTGCGCGGGCGCTGTTCGTCATGATGCTCCGCGACCATCTCGCCGACGAGGCCTCCGGGGACGGGACGATGTCGCTGTTGCGGGACCGCACCACGGCCCGCGTGGTAGCCGCAATCCTCAACGATCTCGCCAGGGACTGGACGCTCGACGAAATGGCGACGGTCGCCATCTCATCGCGCGCGACGTTGGTGCGGGCGTTCCGCAAGCGCGCCGGGGTCGCGCCCATGACGTTCCTGGCCGATCTGAGATTGACGATCGCGCGCAAGCGGCTGGCCGGCACCTCCGATCCGATCGCAAAGATCGCCGGCGAGGTCGGGTACGCGTCCGAAAGCGCCCTGAGCAAGGCCATGATGCGCAGATACGGCCTGCGGCCCAGTGCCCTGAGAGTGGCGGGGCCTGGCCATCAGCAAGGCACGGCGGGCTGA